Part of the Polyangiaceae bacterium genome, GTGGAGCCTGGGGCCCGAGCTCAGGCTGAGCTGGGCGAGCGTGAAGCACGAGAGCGAAGGCGCCGTGACCCGGCACAAGACCACGGCGCTGACGCTGTCGTTCACGGCGACCCTGCACTGATCGACAAACTGCCCTTTCGCGCGGCTTGTCGCGGCAAGAGTTGAAAAGAGCGGCACGCCGCCGGATGATGCAAGGCTCTTCGATGACCCGCGGCTTCAAGCTTCGCAGTGACTTCTCCCCCAAGGGTGACCAACCCGAGGCCATTTCGCTGCTCTCGCGCAGGCTGGACGCCGGCGAGCGTTATCAGACGCTGCTCGGCATCACCGGCAGCGGAAAGACGTTCACGGTCGCGAACGTAATCCAGCACTTGCAGCGGCCTACGCTGATCATCGCGCCGAACAAGACGCTCGCAGCTCAGCTCTACGGCGAAATGCGCGACCTCTTCCCGGAGAACGCCGTCCACTACTTCGTCAGCTACTACGACTACTACCAACCCGAAGCGTACATCCCGACGACGGACACCTTCATCGAGAAGGACGCGATCATCAACGACCAGATCGACCGTATGCGCCACGCCGCGACGCACGCGCTCCTGTCCCGCCCGGACGTGATCATCGTGGCCAGCGTCAGCTGCATCTACGGCATCGGGTCGGCCGAGTCGTACGAGGGCCTGCTGATCGAGATCGTGAAGGGCGAGGAGCTCTTGCGCGACAACCTGCTCAGGCGGCTGGTGGACATCCAGTACGAGCGGAACGACGTCGATTTCCACCGCGGTACCTTCCGGGTCCGGGGTGACGTCGTGGAAATTTTCCCGGCCTACGAGGACAAGATCGCCATCCGCGTCGAGTTCTTCGGCGACGAGGTGGACGGGATCTCGGAGGTGGACCCGGTGAGGGGTCGCGTGCTCTCGGAGCTGGACCGCTACGCGGTCTACCCGGGCTCCCACTACGTGACCCCGCGGCAGCAGCTGCAGCGGGCCGTCGACGCCATCCGCGCCGAGCTGCGCGAGCGCCTGGACTTCTACGACAAGCAGGGCCGCTTCCTCGAGAAGCAGCGCATCGAGCAGCGCACCATGTACGACCTGGAGATGCTCGAGCAGATGGGCTTCGTGCAGGGCATCGAGAACTACTCACGCCACCTCTCGAATCGCGAACCGGGCGAGCCGCCGCCGACCTTGATCGACTACTTCCCGGATGACTTCCTCTTGATCCTGGACGAGTCGCACCAGACCGTGCCGCAGGTGGGGGCGATGTACCGCGGGGATCGGTCGCGCAAGGAGACCCTGGTCGAGTTCGGCTTCCGCTTGCCCAGCGCCCTGGACAACCGGCCGCTGAAGTTCGACGAGTTCGAGAAATACATGCGCCGGGTGATCTTCGTCTCGGCCACACCGGGCGACTTCGAGCTCGAGAAGAGCACCGGCGGCGTCATCGAGCAGCTGATCCGTCCCACGGGGCTGCTCGACCCCGAGATCTTCGTGCGGCCGGTCGCAGGCCAGGTCGACGACTTGCTCGGAGAGATCAAGAAGCGCGTGGAGCGCGACGAACGCGTGCTGGTCACCACGCTCACCAAGCGAATGGCCGAGGACCTGACCGAGTACTACTCCGAGCTCGGCATCCGCGTGCGCTACCTGCACTCCGACGTGGACACGCTGGAGCGCATCGACATCTTGCGGGATCTGCGCGCCGGCGAGTTCGACGTGCTGGTCGGCATCAACCTCCTGCGCGAGGGGCTCGATCTGCCGGAGGTCAGCCTGGTGGCGATTCTGGACGCCGACAAGGAAGGCTTCCTGCGTAGCCCGCGCTCCCTCATCCAGACCATCGGGCGCGCGGCCCGCAACGCGGGCGGCCAGGTCTTCATGTACGCGGACCGCATCACCGACGCGATGAAACGCGCCATGGACGAGACCAACCGCCGGCGCGCGATTCAGGCTCGCTACAACGAGGAGCACGGCATCACGCCGGAGACGATTCGCCGCGCGATCTTGGACATCAACCCGGCCAGCGGCACCACGGACTACTACGCGGTGCCGCGCACCCCGCGCTCGGGCAAGAAGGACGCGACGCCGCGCAGCGTGGACGAGCGCGAGGAGCTCGCGGAGCGGGTGGAGGCGCTGCGCCAGCAGATGTTCGCCGCCGCGGAGAACCTGGAGTTCGAGACCGCGGCACGTCTGCGCGACGACCTCCGGCGCCTGACCTCGGGATTGCCGGTCGAGGTCCGAGAGTCGTTGACCCCTCAGCCACCCCGCGCGACGTCCAAGTCCATGCCGCCGGGCCGCGCCAACAAGCGCTCGCGCCCGAGCTACCCTCCGCAGAAACGCCGCAAGTAGCGGCCCCGTGGGCGCCCCCGTCGGGACTCCCGAGGGTCGGCGCGGCGCAAGTCTCCGAGCTCAGGGCGCCTGGCAGAAGGTGTTGATCTGGTTCACCAGGTCGTCCTCCTGCTTCACGATCTTGTCGAACTCTTTCTGAGCGGAGTCGGCCTGCTCCGGGTTCTTCGTCTCGATCGCGGTGGCCACCTGGCGCGCGGTGCTCGCCGCCTTGGTGCACATTTCCTTGTAGTTCGCGGCGTGCGCCTTGAGCTCCGGCGTGGAGACATCGAGCGCGGACACGTCTTTGGCGAGCTGGTCGTAGAGCTCGCCCAGCTTCTTCATGGAGGAGATGACCTGCGCGTCGTCGCCGCTCTTTGACGCGGAGTTCTGCTCGATCTCCTTGATGGCGGTGTTCACCTTCTCGATGAAGGCGTTGCACTCCTTCGTCTTCTTGAACTTCCCGCAGCCGGGCAGCAAGAGCGCGGCCGAGACGGCGAAGGCGGCGAGGACGAAACGCTGGCGCATGAACACTCCTTCCGCCCCCCTCATACCTTGCCCATCGCCGCCCGGGCTAGAGCCGTTTTGCACGGACACGGCTTTTCGTGCCCGCGCCATGGGCTTTTAGAGCAAATCCGTCCGGCCACGCGCCTTCAGCGCATCGACCACCTTCCGCACGTCCTGCGCCTGCTCGCGCGGAATGACGAGGAGCGCATCGTCCGTCTCGATCACGCACAGCCCCTCGACGCCGACCAAGGCGATGACGCGACGCCCGCCCTCGGTGCGCAGGTCGCGCACCAGGTTGCCGCGGGCGTCGGCGAGCACGGCGTCGGCCGGCGCCGCGTTCGCGAGCTCGTCTTTGTCCGCAAGCTCCCAGGCGCTCTGCCAGCTGCCGAGGTCACTCCAGCCGAAGCTCGCGGGAACGACCGCGAGATCCTCGGCCTTTTCCATCACGGCGTAGTCGATGCTCACGGACGGGAATGACCCGAACGCCTGCGCGGTCGTCGCGCCGCGCTCCGACTCCGGCACCGCAGCGAGCTCGTCGAGCGCGCGCCCGAGCTCCGGTAAGTACCGGCGTATCGCGCCCGCCATGACGTCGGCGCGGAAGAAGAACATCCCGCTGTTCCAGTAGTGGCGCCCGCTCGCCAGGTACTGCTCGGCGCGCGCGCGATCCGGCTTCTCGACGAAGCGGGCCACGCGGAGCGCACCGCCGCCCCGCGCCTCGCCGGCCTCGACGTAGCCGTAGCCCGTCTCCGGGCGCGAAGGGGTCAAGCCGATGGTCGTGATGGCGCCGGTTCGAGCCGTCTCGACGGCGGCGGAGAGGGCGCGGCGGTAGGCATCCGGCTCACCGATGTGTTGGTCGCTCGGCAGCACCATGACGACCGCTTCGGGGTCGCGCGCGAGGATCTCCCAGGTTGCCCAGGCGATGCACGGAGCCGTGTTCCGCGCGACCGGCTCGCCGAGGAACGAGGCCTCGGAGAGCCACGGCAGGAGCGCGCGCGTCGCCTCCAAGAGGTGCACCCCGGTCGCGATCAGCGTGCGCTCTGCCGGGCACAAGGGCTCGATGCGCCGGACCGTCGCCGCGAGCAGACACTCCGGCTCGGGCCCGATGGCGAGAAGTTGCTTCGGAAGGAGCTTGCGGGAGGCGGGCCAGAACCGCGTCCCGCTGCCGCCGGCGAGGATCACGCTGAAGAGGTGGGGGTCCATGGCGCAGGCTCAATTATCACGGTTTGCCGCGCTGGACACCGCGGCGGGCGCAGGCGCCGGAGGGGCGTCGCGTACGAACCCGAGCGTCACCAGCGCGAGCGGCAGCACCCAGGCCGCGAACCAGGCGAAGTGCCCGCGCATCACCACGCGCCGGAGCACGAGGAGCGCCCCTACGCCCACCACCAACGAGACCGTCGCGCCGATGGCAGCGGGCAAGAGCGCCTCGCTGGTGCCGCGCAGATGGCGGGCCTCCAGGCCGATGGCGCCCGCGACCGCCGGAAGCGACATCAACATGCTGAGCTCGAAGGCGCGGTCGGGCCGCACCTTGAACCAGAGCGCCGCAGCGATGGTGGAGCCGCTGCGCGAGAGCCCGGGCAACACGGCGAGCCCCTGGAGCACGCCGATGACCAGCGCCCCGACCAGGCTGGGCACCTCGCGATCCCCGACGCGTACGAAGCGCGTGGACAGGAGCACCGCGGCGGTGCCGAGGAACCCGAGCCCGATGGCGACGGAGGAGTGAGTCCAACGCTCCACGGCGTCACGGAACAGGAGGCCGATGACCGCGGTAGGAAGAGAAGCCACGATCACCACCAAGGCATCGCGTCCGCCGCTCGTGGACGAGAACCGAGACGGCTTCGCGAGCGATAGCGTCCCTTCCTTCAGCGCCGGGACCACTCTGCCCCTGAGCACGATCAGCGTCGCCAGGAACGTCCCGGCGTGCAGCATCACGTTCAGAGTCAGGCCACCCTGCTCCAGCCCGAGCACCAGCTGGGCGAGCGCCAGATGTCCGTCGCTCGAGATCGGCAGGAACTCGGTGATGCCTTGGATCACGCCGAGCAGGATGGAGCTGGACACAGGTGCGTCCATGAGGTGCGCGGGTTCTACAGTGTCCTCGACATTTTGCGCAACCTTCTCGCGCTGGCGGCCGAACTGTCTTGCGCTATGTTGCCCGCCGCTTCGGGGGCTGACACATCGTCAACGGGTGCTGACATGAAGACCAAGACTGGCAATGCTCCTCGCCGCTACCTACTCTCGTGTCGCGCGCTGTTCACGCCGCGAAGAAGCGGAAGCGCGCTGTTCGCTGGCGCCTTCGCGCTCGCGGTGACCTCCGCTTGCGGGGACGACGCGACGGGCGGCAACGGAGTGGGCGGCAGCGGTAACATCGGCGGCAGCGGCGGCGTGACCGGCGGCAGCGGCGGCGTGACCGGCGGCAGCGGTGGCAGCGCCGGCGGCGTCGGCGCCAGCGGTGGCGTGGCGGGTTCCGGCGGTGTGGCTGGAGGCGGCGGCACCGGCGGCACCACGGTCGGCCCCGGCACCGCGCTGAAGGTCACCGAGTGCAAGACGCTGAGCGCGGGCAGCGGTGACCTGTGCAGCGTGCAGGGCGGGCAGAAGGGCCTGCGCCTGGTCGGCACCGTGCTCGCGCCGCAGGAGGTCCTCCGCGGCGGCGAGGTGTTGCTCGACGAGCACGGGGTCATCACCTGCGTGGGCTGCGACTGCTCGGGCGCGCCCGGCGCCGCGGCCGCCCCCACCGTCACCTGCGCGAACGGTGTGATCAGCCCGGGCCTGATCAACTCGCACGACCACATCACCTACGCCAACAACGTGCCGGCAGACTCGGGCACGCTGCGCTACGACCACCGCCACGAGTGGCGGACCGGCAAGAACGGCAAGCCCGAGATCAAGTACTCCAGCGGTGCCGCCAAGAACGTGGTGCTCGCCGCCGAGCTGCGCTTCGTGATGAGCGGCGCGACCTCCACGGTGAGCGCCGGCAGCACGCCGCACCTGCTGCGCAACCTGGACACCACCAAGGACAAGGAGGGCCTGCTGGCGCAGACCGTCAACAGCGACACCTTCCCGCTCGACGACGCCAACGGCAAGATGCTCGACTCGGGCTGCAACTACGGCACCAGCCCGACCACCGCCCAGGACATCGCCAGCCTGGACGCCTACCAGCCTCACATCTCCGAGGGCGTGAGCCAGGCGGCGCGCAACGAGCTGACCTGCACCACCGCTGGCGCGCTCGACGTGGTGGAGCCGCAGACCGCCATCGTGCACGCCGTCGCGGTGACGCCGACCGAGGCCAAGGCCATCTACGACGAGCGGGCCTGGGTGGTCTGGTCGCCGCGCTCGAACGTCTCGCTGTACGGCAACACCGCCCCGGTGACCTTGCTCGACAACATGGGCGTGGGCATCGCCCTGGGGACCGACTGGCTGCTCTCCGGGTCGATGAATCTGTCGCGGGAGCTCCGCTGCGCCGACGAGCTGAACCAGAAGCACTACGGCAAGCACTTCTCCGACTTCGAGCTGTGGCGCATGGTGACGACCAACGGCGCGCTGGCCGCCGGGGTCGAGCTCGGCGTGGGGATGCTCAAGCCGGGCTTCATCGGCGACATCGCCATCTTCGACGGCTCCACCAACAAGGACCATCGGGCGGTGATCGCCGCCGAGCCGAAGGACGTGGCCCTGGTGCTGCGCAGCGGCGTGCCGCTGTACGGCGACGACGCCCTGTTGGCGAGCGCCGCCATCGGTGGCTCGACCTGCGAGACCCTCGACGTCTGCGGGGCAGCAAAGCGCGCGTGCGTCGCGAAGGACAGCGCCGGCACCGCCACTCTGGCGGCCGTCAAGACGGCGGGCGAGGCCTTCGCTCCGCTGTTCAGCTGCGGCGCCCCTCCCAAGGAGCCGACCTGCGTCCCCTCGCGCCCGAACGAGTACACCGGCCAGTCGAGCGGCAGCGACAAGGACGGCGACGGCGTGCCCGACGCGAGCGACCTCTGCCCGGACGTGTTCGATCCGGCCCGCCCGCTCGATCAGGGCAAGCAGGGCAACGCCGACGGGGACGCCAAGGGGGATGCTTGCGACCCCTGCCCCAGCGACCCGAACGACGCCTGCAAGGCGCCGGATCCCGACGACCTCGACGGCGACGGCTGGGCGAACGGCGTAGACAACTGCCCGGACGACGCCAACCCGGGTCAGGAAGACGCTGACAAGGACGGCAAGGGCGACCTGTGCGACACCTGCGCCACCGCCAACCCGGCGTTCTCGGCCTGCCCCGTCAGCATCGAGGCCATCCGCGACCCGTCGCACCCCCAGCACCCGAAGCCCGGCGCGGCGGTCAAGCTCAGCGGGCTCTACGTCACGGCGCTGCGCCCCGACACCGGCAAGGCCCGCGGCTTCTACGTGCAGGACGCCTCGCTGAAGCCATTCACCGGCATCTTCGTCTTCACCGCCGGCGTGTCAGCGGGAGTGGCCGTCGGGAACAAGGTCGACATCAGCGCGACCTACGAAGAGTTCTTCAACCTGAGCGAGCTGGTGAACGCCGTGATCACCATCACCGACGCGGGCACCACCTTGCCCTTCGGCCCGATCGCCGTCGCCAACCCGGCGGAGATCGCCACGGGTGGCGCCAAGGCCGAGGGCTACGAGTCGATGCTCGTCTCCGTGGCCAGCGTCCAGGTGACCAACATGAACCCGGACTCGCCCAAGGACTTCGACGAGCTGGCGGTCACCGGCAATCTGCGCGTGGACGACGAGCTCGACCCGACCATCGACAACACCTTCACGGTGGGCACGTCGTTCTCGAAGATCAGCGGCATCCTCACCTTCAGCTTCAGCAATCACAAGCTCGCGCCGCGGAGCGCGACTGAAATGGTGCCTTGACGTTCTGAACGATGGAACACGAACGCCCGCGGGGAGTGCAGTCCCAGCGGGCGTTCGGCGGAGCTGAAGGAGTCAGGCGGGGTTCTGGGGCTTCTTGTCGTCGCCCGGCGCCGGCTTCTTCACGTCCTTCTTCTTCTGGTGGTCTTCGCCGCCGCACAGGCCGCCGGCGTTGGCCGGGTTGGCGGGCTTCTTGTCGTCGCCCGGCGCCGGCTTCTTCACGTCCTTCTTCTTGTCGTGCTCACCGCCGCACAGGCTGGACGGCGCCTGCTCGGTGGTGGCGGCCGCAGGGACCGCGATGGTGAGGCTTGCTGCGACACCTAGGCCGAGCAAACCCATGAGGGTTTTCGAGTGCATGGGCGAGTTTGTTGAACGAGACCCGTGGACAGTCAAGCCCTCCTGGCCCTGGGCGCGGGAAATCACGCCCAACAGTCGGATCGCTGGCGATCGCCGCCGACCTCCGCCGATAATCCCGCCCCGTGAAGATCGCGTGCATCGGGGGCGGCCCGGCAGGGCTCTACTTCGGAATCCTGATGAAGCGGGCGGACCCCGCTCATGAAGTCGTCGTCTGGGAGCGCAACCGCGCCGACGACACCTTCGGGTTCGGGGTCGTCTTCTCGGACGCGACCATGGACAACCTGGCCGCAGCGGATCCGGAGAGCCACACCGCCATCACCCAGAGCTTCGCTCACTGGAACGACATCGACATCCACTTCGGCGGCCGGGTGATCCGGTCGAGCGGGCACGGCTTCAGCGGCATGGGGCGGCAGGAGCTCTTGACCATCCTGCAACAGCGCGCGCTCTCTCTCGGCGTGGTGATCCACTTCGAGCGTGAGGCCCCCCCGCTCGATGAGCTCGCGAAGAGCCACGACCTGGTGATCGCCGCCGACGGGGTCAACAGCGCCGTGCGCACCGCGCTGGCCCAGGAGCTCGGTCCGGAGGTCGACTTCCGGCCGAATCGCTTCGTCTGGCTGGGGACGACCTTCCCTTTCCAGGCCTTCACCTTCTACTTCCGCGAGAACGAGCACGGATGTTTCCGCGTTCACGCCTACCGCTACGCCGAAGACTGCTCGACCTTCATCCTGGAGTGTACGGGAGAGACCTGGAAGAAGGCCGGTCTCGACCAGGCCACGGAGGAGCAAACCCTGGCCTACGCCGAGAAGTTGTTCGAAGCGGAGCTAGCCGGCCATCGGCTGCTGAAGAACCGCAGCATCTGGCGCGCCTTCCCCACGGTGAAGAACCGCTCATGGCACCACCGGAACGTGGTGCTGCTCGGGGACGCCGTGCACACGGCTCACTTCTCCATCGGGTCGGGCACCAAGCTGGCGATGGAGGACTGCATCGCGCTCCGCGACGCCGTCGTCTCCCACTCGGACCTCGAGCGAGCGCTCGCCGCTTACGAAGCCGAGCGCCGCCCGGTCGTCGAGGCGACGCAACGCGCCGCCCAGGTCAGCCTGGAGTGGTTCGAGAACACCGAGCGCTACATGTCGCTCGAGCCCACGCAGTTCGCGTTCAGCCTGCTGACGCGCAGCCTGCGCGTGACCCACGCGAACCTGGCGCTCAGGGACGCTGGTTTCGTGCGCGAGGTGAACCGCTTCGTCGCCGCCCGGGCCGCGACCCAGTCCGACCGGCCGGTGCGAGAGGACACGCCGCCGATGTTCACCCCGTTCCGGCTCAGGGACCTGGTGCTCGACAACCGCATCGTGGTCTCGCCGATGTGCCAATACTCCGCCGAAGACGGCGGCATCGACGACTGGCACCTGGTGCACCTGGGCAGCCGAGCGCTCGGTGGCGCGGGCCTGGTCTTGACCGAGATGACCG contains:
- the uvrB gene encoding excinuclease ABC subunit UvrB — translated: MTRGFKLRSDFSPKGDQPEAISLLSRRLDAGERYQTLLGITGSGKTFTVANVIQHLQRPTLIIAPNKTLAAQLYGEMRDLFPENAVHYFVSYYDYYQPEAYIPTTDTFIEKDAIINDQIDRMRHAATHALLSRPDVIIVASVSCIYGIGSAESYEGLLIEIVKGEELLRDNLLRRLVDIQYERNDVDFHRGTFRVRGDVVEIFPAYEDKIAIRVEFFGDEVDGISEVDPVRGRVLSELDRYAVYPGSHYVTPRQQLQRAVDAIRAELRERLDFYDKQGRFLEKQRIEQRTMYDLEMLEQMGFVQGIENYSRHLSNREPGEPPPTLIDYFPDDFLLILDESHQTVPQVGAMYRGDRSRKETLVEFGFRLPSALDNRPLKFDEFEKYMRRVIFVSATPGDFELEKSTGGVIEQLIRPTGLLDPEIFVRPVAGQVDDLLGEIKKRVERDERVLVTTLTKRMAEDLTEYYSELGIRVRYLHSDVDTLERIDILRDLRAGEFDVLVGINLLREGLDLPEVSLVAILDADKEGFLRSPRSLIQTIGRAARNAGGQVFMYADRITDAMKRAMDETNRRRAIQARYNEEHGITPETIRRAILDINPASGTTDYYAVPRTPRSGKKDATPRSVDEREELAERVEALRQQMFAAAENLEFETAARLRDDLRRLTSGLPVEVRESLTPQPPRATSKSMPPGRANKRSRPSYPPQKRRK
- a CDS encoding mannose-6-phosphate isomerase, which encodes MDPHLFSVILAGGSGTRFWPASRKLLPKQLLAIGPEPECLLAATVRRIEPLCPAERTLIATGVHLLEATRALLPWLSEASFLGEPVARNTAPCIAWATWEILARDPEAVVMVLPSDQHIGEPDAYRRALSAAVETARTGAITTIGLTPSRPETGYGYVEAGEARGGGALRVARFVEKPDRARAEQYLASGRHYWNSGMFFFRADVMAGAIRRYLPELGRALDELAAVPESERGATTAQAFGSFPSVSIDYAVMEKAEDLAVVPASFGWSDLGSWQSAWELADKDELANAAPADAVLADARGNLVRDLRTEGGRRVIALVGVEGLCVIETDDALLVIPREQAQDVRKVVDALKARGRTDLL
- a CDS encoding undecaprenyl-diphosphate phosphatase, with product MDAPVSSSILLGVIQGITEFLPISSDGHLALAQLVLGLEQGGLTLNVMLHAGTFLATLIVLRGRVVPALKEGTLSLAKPSRFSSTSGGRDALVVIVASLPTAVIGLLFRDAVERWTHSSVAIGLGFLGTAAVLLSTRFVRVGDREVPSLVGALVIGVLQGLAVLPGLSRSGSTIAAALWFKVRPDRAFELSMLMSLPAVAGAIGLEARHLRGTSEALLPAAIGATVSLVVGVGALLVLRRVVMRGHFAWFAAWVLPLALVTLGFVRDAPPAPAPAAVSSAANRDN
- a CDS encoding amidohydrolase family protein, which gives rise to MKTKTGNAPRRYLLSCRALFTPRRSGSALFAGAFALAVTSACGDDATGGNGVGGSGNIGGSGGVTGGSGGVTGGSGGSAGGVGASGGVAGSGGVAGGGGTGGTTVGPGTALKVTECKTLSAGSGDLCSVQGGQKGLRLVGTVLAPQEVLRGGEVLLDEHGVITCVGCDCSGAPGAAAAPTVTCANGVISPGLINSHDHITYANNVPADSGTLRYDHRHEWRTGKNGKPEIKYSSGAAKNVVLAAELRFVMSGATSTVSAGSTPHLLRNLDTTKDKEGLLAQTVNSDTFPLDDANGKMLDSGCNYGTSPTTAQDIASLDAYQPHISEGVSQAARNELTCTTAGALDVVEPQTAIVHAVAVTPTEAKAIYDERAWVVWSPRSNVSLYGNTAPVTLLDNMGVGIALGTDWLLSGSMNLSRELRCADELNQKHYGKHFSDFELWRMVTTNGALAAGVELGVGMLKPGFIGDIAIFDGSTNKDHRAVIAAEPKDVALVLRSGVPLYGDDALLASAAIGGSTCETLDVCGAAKRACVAKDSAGTATLAAVKTAGEAFAPLFSCGAPPKEPTCVPSRPNEYTGQSSGSDKDGDGVPDASDLCPDVFDPARPLDQGKQGNADGDAKGDACDPCPSDPNDACKAPDPDDLDGDGWANGVDNCPDDANPGQEDADKDGKGDLCDTCATANPAFSACPVSIEAIRDPSHPQHPKPGAAVKLSGLYVTALRPDTGKARGFYVQDASLKPFTGIFVFTAGVSAGVAVGNKVDISATYEEFFNLSELVNAVITITDAGTTLPFGPIAVANPAEIATGGAKAEGYESMLVSVASVQVTNMNPDSPKDFDELAVTGNLRVDDELDPTIDNTFTVGTSFSKISGILTFSFSNHKLAPRSATEMVP
- a CDS encoding bifunctional salicylyl-CoA 5-hydroxylase/oxidoreductase, with the protein product MGGGPAGLYFGILMKRADPAHEVVVWERNRADDTFGFGVVFSDATMDNLAAADPESHTAITQSFAHWNDIDIHFGGRVIRSSGHGFSGMGRQELLTILQQRALSLGVVIHFEREAPPLDELAKSHDLVIAADGVNSAVRTALAQELGPEVDFRPNRFVWLGTTFPFQAFTFYFRENEHGCFRVHAYRYAEDCSTFILECTGETWKKAGLDQATEEQTLAYAEKLFEAELAGHRLLKNRSIWRAFPTVKNRSWHHRNVVLLGDAVHTAHFSIGSGTKLAMEDCIALRDAVVSHSDLERALAAYEAERRPVVEATQRAAQVSLEWFENTERYMSLEPTQFAFSLLTRSLRVTHANLALRDAGFVREVNRFVAARAATQSDRPVREDTPPMFTPFRLRDLVLDNRIVVSPMCQYSAEDGGIDDWHLVHLGSRALGGAGLVLTEMTDVSPDGRISPGCAGMYQAEHASRWKRVVDFVHRHSSAKIGMQLAHAGRKGATKRLWEGADEPLESGAWSLLSASAIPYLPHSQVPRAMTRADMDAVKADFVRAAELAEQAGFDLLELHCAHGYLLASFISPLTNLRDDEYGGSIERRMRYPLEVFDAVRAVWPAKKPMSVRLSACDWAPGGIEQEDVVQAALLLKQHGADIIDVSAGQTVSDAKPVYGRLFQTPFSERVRLEAEIPTMTVGNISSWSDANSIIAAGRADLCVLARAHLYDPYWTRHAANEQGWALEWPDQYKSVERYVPRFS